One window from the genome of Microbulbifer sp. ALW1 encodes:
- a CDS encoding NADPH cytochrome P450 oxidoreductase family protein, with amino-acid sequence MTEFQRLAIALSCTLLWLLWVLILVVRHRHTLEATRRLQLSQKAGGVLIAYASQSGTAATLARQSAAHLEPSQAVTVLPLSQVSSEALQAAKKALFVVATYGEGEAPDNGQRFARNYLSGGSAAGLDLSHLSYAVVALGDSTYERFCAFGQLLFDGMAQLGAKALEPIHKVDGARGDTSGVASAMPAWFSAPEPEEVGNAISRSSIWWRLAGRRLLNPGSPGAPLFELTLRAVNDWPKWRAGDVFVLQPRQERAQVSHWLARQQLDGSQWIAVGGRGQTLQAWLRDRALPEAEFDRDKLLRGDFSEFPLLPAREYSVASCREEGAVKLIVRQQCSKDGQLGLGSGWLTEFCETGELFAGSLRENGNCHTPDHQRPILLIGAGSGLAGLRAQLAERAAQVNPGPAWLLFGERCPEADRPLAAELEAWHKRGTLVRCDRVFSRGGKSEYRYVQEFLAAQEESLRAFIALGADIYVCGNRAGMGEGVHKVLQQLLGERELEALLESGRYRRDLY; translated from the coding sequence GTGACAGAATTCCAGCGCCTGGCGATCGCACTGAGCTGCACCTTGCTCTGGCTCCTGTGGGTCCTGATTCTTGTAGTGCGCCACCGCCACACGCTGGAGGCGACCCGTCGCCTCCAGCTGTCGCAAAAGGCCGGCGGTGTACTCATCGCCTATGCCAGCCAGAGCGGTACTGCCGCTACGCTGGCTCGCCAGAGCGCAGCCCACCTGGAGCCTTCGCAGGCGGTTACGGTGCTGCCGTTGAGCCAGGTATCTTCTGAGGCACTACAAGCCGCGAAAAAAGCCCTGTTTGTAGTTGCCACATATGGGGAAGGGGAGGCGCCGGATAACGGTCAGCGCTTCGCCAGAAATTACCTCAGTGGCGGCAGCGCTGCCGGACTGGACCTCTCCCACCTTTCTTATGCCGTTGTCGCCCTGGGTGACAGTACCTACGAGCGCTTCTGTGCCTTTGGGCAACTGCTGTTCGATGGCATGGCGCAGCTGGGTGCGAAAGCGCTGGAGCCAATACACAAGGTCGACGGTGCCCGCGGTGATACCAGCGGCGTTGCCAGTGCCATGCCAGCCTGGTTCAGCGCGCCTGAGCCTGAGGAGGTCGGCAATGCAATCAGCAGGTCCAGTATCTGGTGGCGACTGGCTGGGCGGCGTTTGCTTAACCCCGGCAGTCCAGGGGCGCCTCTATTTGAGTTGACGCTGCGGGCGGTGAACGACTGGCCCAAGTGGCGCGCGGGCGATGTGTTTGTTCTGCAGCCCCGCCAGGAGCGGGCGCAGGTGTCCCACTGGCTTGCGCGGCAACAATTGGATGGCAGCCAGTGGATTGCCGTCGGCGGTCGCGGCCAGACGCTACAGGCCTGGTTGCGCGATCGCGCACTGCCGGAAGCGGAGTTTGACCGGGACAAGCTGCTGCGGGGGGACTTTTCCGAGTTCCCGCTGTTGCCCGCGCGCGAGTATTCCGTGGCTTCCTGCCGTGAAGAGGGCGCTGTGAAACTGATCGTGCGGCAGCAATGTAGCAAGGATGGGCAACTGGGGCTGGGTTCCGGCTGGTTGACGGAGTTCTGCGAAACCGGCGAGCTGTTTGCCGGCAGCCTGCGGGAAAACGGTAATTGCCACACCCCGGATCACCAGCGTCCCATACTGTTGATCGGTGCCGGTAGTGGCCTTGCCGGGCTGCGGGCGCAGCTGGCAGAGCGCGCCGCACAGGTAAATCCGGGGCCAGCCTGGCTGCTGTTTGGCGAGCGCTGCCCGGAAGCTGACCGGCCACTGGCTGCGGAGCTGGAGGCCTGGCACAAGCGTGGAACCCTGGTCCGCTGTGACCGGGTCTTTTCCCGCGGCGGGAAATCCGAATATCGCTATGTACAGGAATTTCTCGCGGCACAAGAAGAATCATTGCGCGCCTTTATTGCTCTCGGCGCGGACATCTATGTGTGTGGCAATCGCGCCGGTATGGGTGAGGGTGTGCACAAAGTGCTCCAGCAATTACTGGGCGAGCGGGAGCTTGAAGCACTGCTGGAATCCGGGCGCTACCGGCGAGACCTGTACTGA
- a CDS encoding DUF4198 domain-containing protein produces the protein MKHSSLGKVLLAGLMTAGVAMQAQAHRAWILPSSTVLSGEAPYVTFDAAVSNTIFFPDHVAMGIESVTAIAPNGESVALENGARGKYRSTFDLQLKGEGTYRVGLASSGLRAVWKDEEGKRHMWPGRGQQANDADFATAVPKNAKELRVTQSSRRIETFVTLGAPSDSVLKPLGVGLELVPVTHPNDLYAGESANFKLLIDGEPAKNAEVMLIPGGSRYRDSQDEIKVKADAAGLFSVTWPSAGQYFMEAEYEDGKAKAPATSRRGSYTATFEVLPL, from the coding sequence ATGAAACACTCCTCCCTCGGTAAAGTTTTACTGGCCGGCCTCATGACTGCCGGCGTCGCCATGCAGGCGCAAGCACACCGCGCCTGGATTCTGCCCAGCTCCACGGTACTTTCTGGTGAGGCGCCCTACGTTACGTTTGATGCGGCCGTATCCAATACGATTTTCTTCCCGGATCACGTTGCCATGGGAATTGAGTCTGTGACCGCAATTGCGCCCAATGGCGAATCGGTTGCACTGGAAAATGGCGCCAGAGGCAAATACCGCAGTACGTTTGATCTGCAGTTGAAAGGTGAGGGTACCTACCGGGTTGGACTGGCTTCTTCCGGTCTCCGCGCTGTGTGGAAAGATGAAGAGGGCAAGCGCCATATGTGGCCGGGCCGCGGTCAACAGGCGAACGATGCGGACTTCGCAACGGCCGTGCCCAAAAATGCCAAAGAGCTGCGGGTTACCCAGAGCTCCCGCCGTATTGAAACGTTCGTTACCTTGGGCGCGCCTTCGGACTCGGTACTTAAGCCCCTGGGTGTTGGCCTGGAACTGGTGCCGGTGACGCATCCGAACGACCTCTACGCCGGAGAGAGCGCAAACTTCAAACTGTTGATTGATGGCGAACCGGCAAAAAATGCCGAAGTCATGTTGATCCCCGGTGGCAGCCGTTACCGTGACAGCCAGGATGAAATCAAGGTGAAGGCGGATGCCGCTGGCCTGTTCAGCGTCACCTGGCCGAGTGCGGGGCAGTACTTTATGGAAGCAGAATACGAAGACGGTAAAGCCAAGGCACCGGCGACCAGTCGCCGCGGTTCCTACACCGCAACCTTCGAAGTGCTGCCACTGTAA
- a CDS encoding DUF2271 domain-containing protein — protein sequence MEMKLFKKLVAVALFGLCAASAVQAESLKVSIEIPRLNVAEYHNPYVAVWLEDESRKATQIAVWYDLEMRNNEGEKWLKDLRQWWRRGGRGLDVPVDGITSATYGPGEHALEVAIADSDLAKLAPGKYRLRIEAAREVGGRELIEIPLTWPLEKSSLPLSAKGKEELGSIQVALLP from the coding sequence ATGGAAATGAAGTTGTTCAAAAAGCTGGTGGCCGTTGCGCTGTTTGGCCTGTGTGCGGCGAGCGCTGTTCAGGCTGAGAGCCTGAAAGTAAGCATCGAAATCCCGCGCCTCAATGTGGCGGAATACCACAACCCCTATGTGGCGGTATGGCTGGAGGATGAATCCCGCAAAGCGACCCAGATTGCCGTGTGGTATGACCTGGAGATGCGCAACAACGAAGGCGAAAAATGGCTCAAGGATTTGCGCCAGTGGTGGCGCCGTGGCGGGCGCGGACTGGATGTTCCGGTGGACGGTATCACCTCCGCCACCTATGGCCCCGGTGAACACGCGCTGGAAGTGGCTATCGCCGACAGCGATCTCGCCAAGTTGGCGCCGGGCAAATATCGCCTGCGTATTGAGGCAGCACGGGAAGTGGGCGGTCGTGAGCTGATCGAAATCCCCCTTACCTGGCCACTGGAAAAATCCAGCTTGCCACTGTCTGCCAAAGGAAAAGAAGAGCTGGGCAGCATTCAGGTTGCTCTGCTGCCCTAA
- a CDS encoding PepSY-associated TM helix domain-containing protein: MAISFGTVRQWHWISSAVCLVGILLFAITGITLNHAGEIPATPKLVSHELVVPEALIQDWRPAELVEPHLPADLIEWLAEEHRILVPRRHRGDWDDGEFYIAMPKPGGDAWLSLVPETGELIFESTDRGWIAYFNDLHKGRDTGSAWRWYLDVFAVACVVFCLTGFWLLWQQSSRRVSTWPITALGVLIPLVIALVFIH; this comes from the coding sequence GTGGCAATTTCTTTCGGAACCGTGCGTCAGTGGCACTGGATCAGCTCTGCGGTGTGCCTGGTCGGGATACTGCTGTTTGCCATTACTGGCATCACCCTCAATCACGCAGGCGAGATACCGGCCACACCAAAGCTGGTGAGCCACGAGCTGGTTGTGCCCGAGGCGCTGATTCAGGATTGGCGGCCTGCCGAACTCGTGGAACCGCATTTGCCCGCTGATTTGATCGAGTGGCTGGCTGAGGAACATCGCATCCTCGTCCCTCGTCGGCATCGTGGTGACTGGGATGACGGTGAATTTTATATTGCCATGCCGAAACCCGGCGGCGATGCCTGGCTGTCGCTGGTTCCCGAGACTGGCGAGCTGATTTTTGAAAGCACTGATCGCGGTTGGATCGCGTATTTCAATGACCTGCACAAGGGCCGGGATACCGGCAGCGCCTGGCGCTGGTACCTGGATGTCTTTGCGGTCGCCTGCGTAGTCTTCTGTTTGACGGGCTTCTGGCTGCTTTGGCAGCAGTCTAGCAGAAGGGTTTCCACCTGGCCGATTACGGCATTGGGGGTGTTGATTCCGCTGGTGATTGCCCTCGTATTTATTCACTAA
- a CDS encoding DUF4862 family protein, with protein sequence MKYILGAYATAPVSDSWQPELQESYLNGIKQIENIRGIEHPFTGQLHAHDDEWFLRNIDPDWSFVFTGVPGVMERLAKDGTFGIASDVESGRTAGIDFYRQMHAAVIKLNGHLGRKAVETIQLHTSPNRTASPSSSDALKRSLEEIVSWDWDGAGLVIEHCDAFVEGLKPEKGFLTLEEEIESILAVNQQCGSNLGLSINWGRSALETRSIEGPLEHLRIAREAGLLRGLMFSGISDCDTPYGVWRDTHMPPAEIFPGGHFANGSLLTRDQIALSLEVAEWQRLDFIGAKIGVRPQALDGPTRVAYNRDCLAALDLLISGR encoded by the coding sequence ATGAAATATATCTTAGGTGCCTACGCCACAGCTCCCGTTTCGGACAGCTGGCAACCGGAGTTGCAGGAGTCCTATCTGAATGGCATCAAGCAGATAGAGAATATCCGGGGTATCGAGCATCCGTTTACTGGCCAGTTGCATGCCCACGATGACGAATGGTTCCTCCGCAATATTGATCCCGACTGGAGCTTTGTGTTCACCGGCGTCCCGGGCGTCATGGAGCGGCTGGCTAAGGACGGCACCTTTGGTATCGCCTCTGATGTCGAGTCAGGGCGTACTGCCGGAATCGATTTTTACCGGCAAATGCATGCCGCGGTGATCAAACTCAATGGCCACCTGGGGCGAAAAGCCGTTGAAACTATCCAGTTGCATACCAGCCCCAACCGCACAGCGTCCCCATCGTCCTCCGATGCTCTCAAGCGCTCTCTGGAAGAAATTGTATCCTGGGACTGGGATGGCGCCGGCTTGGTGATTGAGCATTGCGATGCGTTTGTTGAAGGCTTGAAACCTGAAAAGGGCTTTTTGACGCTTGAGGAAGAAATAGAATCCATTCTTGCGGTTAATCAACAGTGCGGCAGTAACTTGGGGCTTTCTATTAACTGGGGGCGCTCGGCCCTGGAAACGCGCAGCATCGAGGGCCCGCTGGAGCATCTTCGTATTGCGCGAGAGGCCGGGCTACTGCGTGGTCTGATGTTCTCAGGGATTTCTGATTGTGATACACCCTACGGTGTCTGGCGTGATACCCATATGCCACCGGCCGAAATTTTTCCCGGTGGGCATTTTGCAAATGGATCATTACTCACTCGTGATCAAATAGCTTTGAGTCTGGAAGTTGCAGAGTGGCAAAGGCTCGATTTTATTGGAGCGAAAATCGGCGTGCGCCCGCAAGCGTTGGATGGGCCCACCCGGGTAGCCTACAACCGGGACTGCCTGGCCGCGCTGGATTTACTGATATCTGGGCGGTGA
- the mutS gene encoding DNA mismatch repair protein MutS — translation MPATAAANKNQKPEHTPMMVQYLRIKAEHPQELVFYRMGDFYELFYDDAKRAAELLDVTLTARGKSGGQPIPMAGIPYHAAEGYLARLIKAGVSVAIAEQFGDPATTKGPVERKVVRIVTPGTVTDEALLNERRDNLLAATVLLGDKFGLALLDVGTGHFAVQEVESLEALTEQVQRYSPTELLVSEDLTLPAEIERRPGMRRRAPWEFDLESALRLLNRQFGTMDLEAFGCSQMHAALCAAGCLLQYARDTQRTELPHIRTLRTERSEDTVALDPASRRNLEIDSNLNGGDDNTLLSVFDACKTAMGSRLLRRWLNNPLRNLSTLQQRQQAIAALIGDYRFEPLRDALKPIGDMERILGRLALRSARPRDLSRLGMSLAQFPELQSQLSETDAPLLGQLSREMGEWPQTVELLQRALVENPPVVIREGGVIADGYDEDLDELRGISENAGDYLVQLEVREKERTGIPTLKVGYNRVHGYFIEISRGQSDKAPADYIRRQTLKNAERFITPELKEFEDKALSAKSRALAREKFLYEELITILNEHLAELQTAAAAVSQLDVLANMAERADQLRLTQPELSEKPGIHVEGGRHPVVEQVLDDPFVANDIDLHASRRMLVITGPNMGGKSTYMRQTALIALLAHCGSFVPADSARIGLLDRIFTRIGSADDLAGGRSTFMVEMTETANILRNASEHSLILMDEIGRGTSTYDGLSLAWACAQFLADRVRAFTLFATHYFELTELPQQCSEAANIHLNATEHGDSIVFLHRIQEGPASKSYGLQVAKLAGIPQEVLDEAKARLAALEAGHTTRDSGPGAPAQKAVQPAAPEPAPTPSQAAKSPAAPAKPAAPAQVDLFGSAPHPAVEALKSLDPDDLTPRQALEQLYALRKLL, via the coding sequence ATGCCCGCAACTGCCGCTGCCAATAAGAACCAGAAACCCGAACATACGCCAATGATGGTCCAGTATTTGCGGATCAAGGCCGAGCACCCCCAGGAGCTGGTGTTTTACCGCATGGGTGACTTCTACGAGCTGTTCTACGACGACGCCAAGCGGGCGGCGGAACTGTTGGATGTGACCCTTACCGCCCGCGGCAAGTCCGGGGGTCAGCCGATTCCCATGGCAGGAATTCCCTACCATGCGGCGGAGGGCTACCTGGCACGGTTGATCAAAGCCGGTGTGTCGGTGGCCATTGCCGAGCAGTTTGGCGACCCGGCCACGACAAAAGGACCGGTGGAGCGCAAGGTAGTGCGCATCGTTACCCCGGGCACCGTGACCGACGAGGCGCTGCTGAACGAACGCCGGGACAACCTGCTGGCCGCGACCGTGCTGTTGGGCGACAAATTTGGCCTGGCGCTACTGGACGTGGGCACCGGACATTTTGCGGTGCAGGAAGTGGAATCCCTGGAAGCGTTAACCGAACAGGTACAGCGCTACAGCCCCACCGAGTTGCTGGTCTCTGAAGACCTGACCCTGCCCGCGGAGATAGAGCGCCGTCCGGGTATGCGCCGCCGCGCGCCCTGGGAATTCGACCTGGAAAGCGCCCTGCGTCTGCTGAACCGCCAGTTCGGCACCATGGACCTCGAGGCCTTCGGCTGCAGCCAAATGCATGCGGCCCTGTGTGCCGCGGGTTGCCTGCTACAATACGCGCGCGATACCCAGCGCACCGAACTGCCCCACATTCGCACCCTGCGCACTGAACGCAGTGAAGACACCGTGGCCCTGGACCCCGCCAGCCGCCGCAACCTGGAAATCGACAGCAACCTTAACGGCGGCGATGACAATACCCTGCTGTCAGTTTTCGATGCGTGTAAAACCGCCATGGGCAGTCGCCTGTTGCGCCGCTGGCTCAACAACCCCCTGCGCAACCTCTCCACGCTGCAGCAACGCCAACAGGCGATTGCCGCGCTGATTGGCGACTACCGCTTCGAGCCACTGCGCGATGCGCTCAAACCCATTGGCGATATGGAACGCATACTCGGCCGCCTGGCCCTGCGCTCCGCCCGCCCCCGCGACCTGTCGCGCCTGGGTATGTCCCTGGCCCAGTTTCCCGAGCTGCAGAGCCAGCTCAGTGAGACCGATGCACCATTACTCGGTCAGTTGAGCCGGGAGATGGGTGAGTGGCCACAAACGGTCGAGTTGCTGCAGCGCGCGTTGGTGGAGAACCCGCCAGTAGTCATCCGCGAGGGCGGCGTGATCGCCGACGGCTATGACGAGGATCTGGACGAGCTGCGCGGCATCAGCGAAAACGCCGGTGACTATTTGGTGCAGCTGGAAGTGCGCGAGAAAGAGCGCACCGGTATCCCGACGTTAAAAGTGGGATACAACCGGGTACACGGCTACTTTATCGAAATCAGCCGCGGCCAGAGTGACAAAGCCCCCGCGGACTATATCCGGCGCCAGACCCTGAAAAATGCCGAGCGCTTTATCACGCCCGAGCTGAAGGAGTTTGAAGACAAGGCACTGTCGGCCAAGAGCCGCGCTCTTGCCCGAGAAAAGTTCCTGTACGAGGAACTGATCACCATTCTGAACGAACACCTCGCTGAGCTTCAGACCGCGGCCGCGGCAGTCTCCCAGCTGGACGTCCTCGCCAATATGGCCGAGCGCGCGGACCAGCTGCGTTTGACCCAACCGGAGCTGTCGGAAAAACCGGGTATCCATGTCGAGGGCGGTCGTCACCCGGTGGTGGAACAGGTACTCGACGACCCGTTTGTGGCCAACGACATCGACCTGCACGCATCCCGCCGCATGCTGGTAATCACCGGCCCCAACATGGGTGGTAAGTCGACCTATATGCGCCAGACCGCGCTGATCGCCCTGCTCGCCCACTGCGGCAGTTTCGTGCCCGCCGACAGCGCCCGCATCGGTCTGCTGGACCGCATATTTACCCGTATCGGCAGTGCCGACGACCTCGCCGGTGGACGCTCCACATTCATGGTGGAGATGACCGAAACGGCGAATATCCTGCGCAACGCCAGTGAACACAGCCTGATCCTGATGGACGAGATCGGCCGTGGCACCAGTACCTACGACGGGCTGTCGCTGGCCTGGGCCTGCGCCCAGTTTCTGGCCGACCGGGTGCGCGCCTTTACCCTGTTCGCCACCCACTATTTCGAGCTGACCGAACTGCCGCAGCAGTGCTCGGAGGCGGCCAACATCCACCTGAACGCCACCGAGCACGGGGATTCCATCGTGTTTCTGCACCGCATTCAGGAGGGCCCCGCGTCCAAGAGCTACGGATTGCAGGTTGCCAAGCTGGCTGGTATTCCGCAGGAAGTACTGGACGAAGCCAAGGCGCGGCTCGCCGCCCTGGAAGCAGGCCACACCACCCGCGACTCTGGCCCCGGCGCACCAGCGCAGAAAGCCGTGCAACCAGCAGCACCAGAGCCGGCGCCAACGCCATCACAAGCGGCAAAATCCCCCGCTGCGCCAGCAAAGCCCGCCGCCCCCGCACAGGTCGACCTGTTTGGCAGCGCCCCGCACCCGGCGGTTGAGGCACTGAAGTCCCTGGATCCGGACGACCTGACCCCGCGCCAGGCGCTGGAACAACTCTACGCCCTGCGCAAATTGTTATAA
- the fdxA gene encoding ferredoxin FdxA has translation MTFVIGENCIKCKYTDCVEVCPVDCFYEGPNFLVIHPDECIDCALCEPECPANAIFSEDEVPDDQQEYIELNAELAEVWPNITEKKDPLPDAAEWDGKTGKLELLER, from the coding sequence ATGACATTCGTAATTGGGGAAAACTGCATCAAGTGCAAGTACACCGACTGTGTGGAAGTGTGCCCGGTAGACTGCTTCTACGAAGGCCCCAATTTCCTGGTGATCCACCCCGACGAGTGCATCGACTGCGCCCTGTGCGAGCCTGAGTGTCCGGCTAACGCCATCTTCTCGGAAGACGAAGTGCCGGATGATCAGCAAGAATATATCGAGCTGAATGCCGAGCTTGCCGAAGTGTGGCCAAACATCACCGAAAAAAAAGATCCGCTACCGGACGCAGCAGAGTGGGATGGCAAAACGGGCAAACTGGAATTGCTTGAGCGCTGA
- a CDS encoding efflux RND transporter periplasmic adaptor subunit → MNNKYWKAAAPVAVLAVAFGAVQLMSAAKPEPEKKEEEQRLVSLVYSEAREEAVHLSVSTQGEVRAHTEIDLTPQISGRIVAIADRFAEGAGFESGETLIQLDDADYQLAVAQAEAGVAQAEVLLLQAKAAATVKRQQWLNLNPNKEPTPLQVNQPQVAEAESKLRSAQAELADAKLNLSRTKINLPFRGRVMARNVGVGQYVTPSTALGRVFATDRVEVRLPLTDSQLQELGLPMGFVATANHRGPEVTLSALVGSQEHQWQGRIVRTQANIDQQTRLIYAVAEVNDPYGKGASRVGDSATPLAVGLFVSAEAEGVQERQAVVMPREALRNADKVYVVDENDRLSIRTVNVLSTSENRVVIASGIRDGERVVTSTVANAVDGMAVQPITHLARNLSQN, encoded by the coding sequence ATGAATAACAAATACTGGAAAGCGGCAGCACCGGTCGCGGTGCTGGCGGTCGCATTTGGGGCGGTACAACTCATGTCGGCGGCGAAGCCAGAGCCGGAAAAGAAGGAAGAGGAACAGCGCCTGGTTTCACTGGTCTACTCCGAGGCCAGAGAAGAAGCCGTACACCTGTCGGTGTCCACCCAGGGTGAAGTACGCGCCCATACGGAAATCGACCTGACACCACAAATCTCCGGCCGCATTGTCGCCATTGCCGACCGCTTTGCCGAGGGCGCCGGTTTTGAGTCCGGGGAAACGCTGATTCAATTGGACGATGCGGACTACCAGCTGGCGGTCGCGCAGGCAGAAGCCGGCGTCGCACAGGCGGAGGTGCTGCTACTGCAGGCCAAAGCGGCAGCGACGGTGAAGCGACAGCAGTGGCTCAACCTGAACCCGAATAAAGAACCCACCCCCCTGCAGGTCAACCAGCCCCAGGTCGCAGAGGCGGAAAGCAAATTGCGTTCGGCCCAGGCCGAACTGGCGGATGCCAAACTGAACCTCTCCCGCACCAAGATCAATTTGCCCTTCCGCGGTCGTGTGATGGCGCGCAATGTCGGTGTTGGCCAGTATGTAACGCCCAGCACCGCGCTCGGCCGTGTATTTGCCACCGATCGGGTGGAAGTACGCCTTCCCCTGACCGATTCACAGCTGCAGGAATTGGGTCTGCCCATGGGCTTTGTCGCCACCGCGAATCACCGCGGCCCAGAGGTCACCCTGTCTGCTTTGGTCGGCAGCCAGGAACACCAGTGGCAGGGGCGCATTGTGCGCACCCAGGCAAACATCGACCAGCAAACCCGCCTGATCTACGCCGTGGCAGAGGTCAATGACCCCTACGGCAAAGGCGCCAGCCGCGTTGGCGACAGCGCTACGCCACTGGCGGTCGGATTATTCGTATCTGCCGAAGCGGAAGGTGTGCAGGAGCGCCAGGCGGTGGTCATGCCACGGGAAGCCCTGCGCAACGCCGACAAGGTGTATGTAGTCGATGAAAACGACCGCCTCAGCATCCGCACTGTGAATGTACTGTCGACCTCCGAGAACCGCGTGGTGATTGCCTCCGGCATCCGCGATGGCGAGCGGGTAGTGACCTCCACCGTGGCCAATGCGGTCGACGGCATGGCGGTACAGCCTATTACCCACCTGGCTCGTAACCTTTCGCAGAACTAA